The following are from one region of the Prevotella communis genome:
- the dapB gene encoding 4-hydroxy-tetrahydrodipicolinate reductase — MKIALIGYGKMGKMIEEIARSRGHEIVSIIDIDNQQDFESEAFASADVAIEFTAPQAAYGNYLKAWAKGVKVVSGSTGWMKEHGDDVRQACENGQTLFWASNFSIGVAIFSAVNRYLAKIMNQFPQYDVEMEETHHVHKLDHPSGTAITLAEEIVENIDRKEAWAEDTTDPKLLRVDHIRRGEVPGIHTIRYDSDADIITITHDAHSRRGFALGAVLAAEYTKDHQGLLTISDMFKF, encoded by the coding sequence ATGAAAATAGCATTAATCGGCTATGGCAAGATGGGCAAAATGATTGAAGAAATAGCCCGTAGCCGTGGCCATGAGATTGTTAGTATCATCGATATAGACAATCAACAGGATTTTGAGAGTGAGGCCTTCGCATCAGCTGATGTGGCCATCGAGTTTACAGCTCCTCAGGCTGCCTATGGTAACTATTTGAAAGCGTGGGCTAAAGGCGTAAAGGTTGTGTCTGGTTCTACAGGTTGGATGAAGGAACATGGAGATGATGTCCGTCAGGCTTGCGAGAACGGCCAGACGTTGTTCTGGGCTTCAAATTTCTCTATCGGCGTGGCCATCTTCTCTGCCGTTAACCGTTACTTAGCCAAAATCATGAACCAGTTTCCGCAGTACGATGTGGAGATGGAAGAGACGCACCATGTGCATAAGCTCGACCATCCCAGTGGTACGGCTATCACGCTGGCCGAGGAGATTGTGGAGAATATCGACCGCAAAGAAGCCTGGGCAGAGGATACCACAGACCCCAAACTGCTGCGTGTGGATCATATCCGCCGTGGTGAGGTGCCTGGTATTCATACCATCCGCTATGACTCTGATGCTGATATCATCACGATAACTCATGACGCTCATTCACGTCGTGGCTTTGCCCTTGGTGCAGTATTGGCTGCAGAATATACCAAGGATCATCAGGGATTGCTGACAATTAGTGATATGTTTAAGTTCTAG
- the rnr gene encoding ribonuclease R has translation MGKKRGGKRLNKRDVANALQALFQAHPGETLSFKQIFKALKFDTHPVKMLAIDVMEEMAWDDYLSKVGDSAYKLNLKTQVQEGTFIRKANGKNSFQPDDGGKPVFVAERNSMFALNGDRVRVAYMARRQNHIKEAIVTDILERKHDQAVGILQVEKDFAFLNAEGNFFVHDILIPKKKLKGGKTGEKAVVKITQWPSAESKNIVGEVIDVLGKQGENNVEMHAILAQYGLPYKYPKRVEDAALKINAEISEEEIARREDFREVFTCTIDPKDAKDFDDALSIRKVTSQKNKTSNLYEVGVHIADVSHYVTEGSIIDREAEQRATSVYLVDRTIPMLPERLCNFVCSLRPDEEKLCYSVIFVLDDDANIKDWHLAHTVIKSNRRYAYEEVQEILEGKDGDYADELRILDKMAKRLRERRFKNGAVKFDREELHFDIDDDGKPTRCYFKKSTDATQLIEEFMLLANRTVAEFIGKAGKAKKEDSGKPSKGKTFVYRIHDQPDPQKLESLRTALAPFGYKVKTSGTKGAISKNLNNLMEEAQGEREQKLVETLTLRAMMKARYSTHNIGHYGLAFDYYTHFTSPIRRYPDTMVHRLLTRYQDGGRSVNQDHYEELCEHCSQMEQTAQNAERDSIKYKMVEFMADKVGMEFDAHISGVQSYGIYCEIDENHCEGLVGMHDLDGDYYEFDERNYCLVGRRHHQKYQLGDAVRIKVARANIEKRQLDFVLVD, from the coding sequence ATGGGAAAGAAAAGAGGTGGAAAACGGTTGAATAAGCGTGATGTTGCAAACGCTTTGCAAGCCTTGTTTCAGGCTCATCCTGGCGAGACGCTCAGTTTCAAACAGATATTCAAGGCACTGAAATTTGATACGCATCCCGTGAAGATGCTCGCTATCGACGTGATGGAAGAGATGGCATGGGATGATTATCTGTCGAAAGTAGGTGACAGCGCTTATAAACTGAATCTGAAGACGCAGGTGCAGGAGGGTACTTTCATCCGTAAAGCCAACGGCAAGAACTCGTTCCAGCCTGATGATGGCGGCAAGCCCGTCTTTGTAGCAGAGCGTAACTCGATGTTCGCTCTTAATGGCGACCGTGTAAGAGTAGCTTATATGGCACGCCGTCAGAACCATATCAAAGAAGCCATCGTTACAGATATTCTGGAACGCAAGCACGACCAGGCCGTAGGTATCTTGCAAGTAGAGAAAGACTTTGCCTTTCTCAATGCTGAAGGCAACTTCTTCGTTCACGACATTCTGATTCCCAAGAAGAAGCTCAAGGGAGGCAAGACTGGCGAGAAGGCCGTTGTAAAAATCACGCAGTGGCCATCGGCAGAATCAAAGAATATTGTCGGTGAAGTCATTGACGTGCTTGGCAAACAAGGCGAAAACAATGTTGAGATGCATGCCATCCTGGCGCAGTATGGTCTGCCTTATAAGTATCCGAAACGTGTAGAGGATGCTGCTCTGAAGATTAACGCAGAGATTTCCGAGGAAGAAATCGCCCGTCGTGAGGACTTCCGTGAGGTGTTCACCTGCACCATCGACCCCAAAGATGCCAAGGACTTTGACGATGCATTGAGCATCAGAAAAGTCACAAGTCAAAAAAATAAAACCTCAAACCTCTATGAAGTGGGCGTCCATATTGCTGATGTGAGCCATTATGTCACCGAAGGCAGTATCATCGATCGTGAGGCCGAACAGCGCGCTACCAGCGTCTATCTTGTTGACCGCACCATTCCTATGCTACCAGAAAGACTATGTAACTTTGTCTGTTCACTCCGTCCTGATGAGGAAAAACTCTGCTATAGTGTCATTTTCGTCCTGGACGATGATGCCAATATCAAAGACTGGCACCTGGCCCATACCGTTATCAAGAGCAACCGCCGATACGCCTATGAGGAAGTACAGGAGATTCTGGAAGGAAAAGATGGTGACTACGCCGACGAATTGCGTATCCTTGACAAGATGGCCAAACGTCTGCGCGAGCGCCGTTTCAAGAATGGTGCTGTGAAGTTTGATCGTGAAGAACTGCACTTTGATATTGATGACGATGGCAAGCCCACCCGCTGCTATTTCAAGAAGTCGACAGATGCCACACAGCTCATTGAGGAGTTTATGTTGCTGGCCAACCGCACGGTAGCAGAATTCATCGGTAAGGCAGGAAAGGCTAAAAAAGAGGATTCTGGCAAGCCCTCCAAAGGCAAGACTTTCGTTTATCGTATCCACGACCAGCCCGATCCTCAAAAGTTGGAAAGTCTGCGCACAGCCCTGGCTCCTTTCGGTTATAAGGTGAAAACCAGCGGCACAAAGGGTGCTATCTCAAAGAATCTCAACAACTTAATGGAGGAAGCACAAGGCGAGCGCGAACAAAAACTCGTAGAGACGCTGACCCTGCGTGCGATGATGAAAGCCAGATATTCGACCCACAACATTGGGCACTACGGACTGGCTTTTGACTACTACACGCACTTCACCTCCCCCATCCGTCGTTATCCTGACACGATGGTGCACCGTCTGCTCACCCGTTATCAGGATGGTGGACGTTCTGTGAACCAGGATCACTACGAGGAACTCTGCGAGCACTGCAGTCAGATGGAGCAGACCGCCCAGAATGCAGAGCGCGACTCTATCAAATACAAGATGGTGGAATTCATGGCCGATAAGGTAGGTATGGAGTTTGATGCCCATATCAGTGGTGTCCAGTCATACGGCATCTACTGCGAGATTGATGAGAACCACTGCGAAGGACTTGTGGGTATGCATGACCTCGATGGCGACTATTACGAGTTCGACGAGCGCAACTACTGTCTGGTAGGCCGCCGTCATCATCAGAAATATCAGCTTGGCGATGCCGTCCGTATCAAGGTGGCTCGTGCCAACATAGAGAAACGCCAGCTCGACTTTGTCCTAGTTGACTAG